One window of the Zea mays cultivar B73 chromosome 3, Zm-B73-REFERENCE-NAM-5.0, whole genome shotgun sequence genome contains the following:
- the LOC100192805 gene encoding uncharacterized protein isoform X2 yields the protein MSKRQGPPKHQNRYAWKPNLGQKINETEPGGRFRPLSEITGVCQRCRDQIDWKRRYGKYKPIVEPAKCQKCNKRNVRQAYHNVCRDCSKDLGICAKCCTCVNELVGRDANEEESERKSLEEAVRGARERERRTLLRIVIEMQVECDFGSLL from the exons ATGTCGAAGCGGCAGGGACCGCCGAAACACCAGAACCGCTACGCGTGGAAGCCGAACCTTGGTCAGAAGATCAACGAAACC GAGCCCGGGGGCAGGTTCCGACCTCTGTCAGAAATCACCGGCGTCTGTCAGCGCTGCCGGGATCAAATCGACTGGAAACGCAG ATACGGAAAATACAAGCCCATTGTTGAGCCAGCAAAATG CCAGAAGTGTAATAAGCGAAACGTCCGGCAAGCATACCATAACGTATGCAGAG ATTGCTCCAAGGACCTCGGCATATGTGCTAAGTGCTGCACATGTGTTAATGAGCTTGTCGGAAG GGATGCGAATGAGGAGGAAAGTGAACGCAAGTCACTAGAAGAG GCTGTCAGAGGTGCTAGGGAGAGGGAACGACGTACACTTCTTCGTATT GTTATTGAGATGCAAGTGGAATGTGACTTTGGTTCCTTATT ATGA
- the LOC100192805 gene encoding uncharacterized protein isoform X1: MSKRQGPPKHQNRYAWKPNLGQKINETEPGGRFRPLSEITGVCQRCRDQIDWKRRPNSFVCFCRYGKYKPIVEPAKCQKCNKRNVRQAYHNVCRDCSKDLGICAKCCTCVNELVGRDANEEESERKSLEEAVRGARERERRTLLRIMNKGKGGESGPSVPKIADRSREGDIFPAGSLDEYAEQTREQEEDDSDVEAGDFVED; the protein is encoded by the exons ATGTCGAAGCGGCAGGGACCGCCGAAACACCAGAACCGCTACGCGTGGAAGCCGAACCTTGGTCAGAAGATCAACGAAACC GAGCCCGGGGGCAGGTTCCGACCTCTGTCAGAAATCACCGGCGTCTGTCAGCGCTGCCGGGATCAAATCGACTGGAAACGCAG GCCCAATTCGTTTGTTTGTTTTTGTAGATACGGAAAATACAAGCCCATTGTTGAGCCAGCAAAATG CCAGAAGTGTAATAAGCGAAACGTCCGGCAAGCATACCATAACGTATGCAGAG ATTGCTCCAAGGACCTCGGCATATGTGCTAAGTGCTGCACATGTGTTAATGAGCTTGTCGGAAG GGATGCGAATGAGGAGGAAAGTGAACGCAAGTCACTAGAAGAG GCTGTCAGAGGTGCTAGGGAGAGGGAACGACGTACACTTCTTCGTATT ATGAACAAAGGCAAAGGTGGGGAGAGTGGGCCGTCAGTCCCAAAGATTGCTGACAGAAGTCGAGAAGGTGATATCTTTCCTGCTGGATCACTTGATGAATACGCCGAACAAACTAGAGAGCAAGAGGAAGATGACTCAGATGTAGAGGCTGGAGATTTTGTGGAAGATTAA
- the LOC100192805 gene encoding uncharacterized protein LOC100192805, with product MSKRQGPPKHQNRYAWKPNLGQKINETEPGGRFRPLSEITGVCQRCRDQIDWKRRYGKYKPIVEPAKCQKCNKRNVRQAYHNVCRDCSKDLGICAKCCTCVNELVGRDANEEESERKSLEEAVRGARERERRTLLRIMNKGKGGESGPSVPKIADRSREGDIFPAGSLDEYAEQTREQEEDDSDVEAGDFVED from the exons ATGTCGAAGCGGCAGGGACCGCCGAAACACCAGAACCGCTACGCGTGGAAGCCGAACCTTGGTCAGAAGATCAACGAAACC GAGCCCGGGGGCAGGTTCCGACCTCTGTCAGAAATCACCGGCGTCTGTCAGCGCTGCCGGGATCAAATCGACTGGAAACGCAG ATACGGAAAATACAAGCCCATTGTTGAGCCAGCAAAATG CCAGAAGTGTAATAAGCGAAACGTCCGGCAAGCATACCATAACGTATGCAGAG ATTGCTCCAAGGACCTCGGCATATGTGCTAAGTGCTGCACATGTGTTAATGAGCTTGTCGGAAG GGATGCGAATGAGGAGGAAAGTGAACGCAAGTCACTAGAAGAG GCTGTCAGAGGTGCTAGGGAGAGGGAACGACGTACACTTCTTCGTATT ATGAACAAAGGCAAAGGTGGGGAGAGTGGGCCGTCAGTCCCAAAGATTGCTGACAGAAGTCGAGAAGGTGATATCTTTCCTGCTGGATCACTTGATGAATACGCCGAACAAACTAGAGAGCAAGAGGAAGATGACTCAGATGTAGAGGCTGGAGATTTTGTGGAAGATTAA